From one bacterium Scap17 genomic stretch:
- a CDS encoding Trm112 family protein — MDKELLALLVCPLCQAKLTYDAANAELKCFYDGLAYPVRDGIPVMLEEEARQMDADEKLKGSRG, encoded by the coding sequence ATGGACAAGGAACTGCTCGCGCTGCTGGTCTGCCCGCTGTGTCAGGCCAAGCTGACCTATGATGCGGCGAATGCCGAGCTCAAGTGCTTCTACGATGGCCTCGCCTATCCGGTACGCGACGGCATTCCCGTCATGCTGGAAGAAGAAGCGCGCCAGATGGATGCCGACGAGAAGCTCAAGGGGAGCCGCGGCTGA
- a CDS encoding ATP-binding cassette domain-containing protein: protein MPTPASDTHAPDQAHGKPMLICERLSRSYDEGPQEVQVLDELELRVHAGERVAVVGSSGSGKTTLLNLLGGLDHPTQGIVKVAGQRLSELSESALGSFRNQHIGFVYQFHHLLAEFSAEENVAMPLIIRGHKRSEAAVKARKLLERVGMAPRADHKPGELSGGERQRVAIARALVTDPSLVLMDEPTGNLDQTTAARILELMDDIAREAQAAFIIVTHDNGLAAHQHRVLRLDGGKLHED from the coding sequence ATGCCGACGCCGGCTTCTGACACTCACGCGCCGGATCAGGCCCACGGCAAGCCGATGCTGATCTGTGAGCGCCTGAGCCGCAGTTACGATGAGGGCCCGCAAGAGGTGCAGGTGCTCGACGAGCTGGAACTGCGCGTGCATGCCGGTGAACGAGTCGCCGTGGTCGGCAGCTCCGGCTCCGGCAAGACTACGCTGCTCAATCTGCTCGGTGGGCTGGACCATCCCACCCAGGGCATCGTGAAGGTGGCCGGCCAGCGCCTGTCCGAACTCAGCGAGTCGGCGCTGGGCAGCTTCCGCAATCAGCACATCGGCTTCGTGTATCAGTTCCACCATCTGCTGGCGGAATTCAGTGCCGAAGAAAACGTGGCGATGCCGTTGATCATCCGTGGCCACAAGCGTTCCGAGGCTGCCGTCAAGGCGCGCAAGCTGCTGGAGCGGGTCGGCATGGCGCCGCGCGCCGATCACAAGCCGGGCGAGCTGTCCGGGGGTGAGCGCCAGCGCGTCGCCATCGCGCGTGCGCTGGTGACGGACCCGAGTCTGGTGCTGATGGATGAGCCGACCGGCAACCTGGATCAGACCACGGCGGCGCGTATTCTCGAGCTGATGGATGACATCGCGCGCGAAGCGCAGGCGGCCTTCATCATCGTGACCCACGACAACGGTCTGGCCGCGCACCAGCACCGTGTGCTGCGTCTGGACGGCGGCAAGCTGCACGAGGATTGA
- the msbA gene encoding lipid A export permease/ATP-binding protein MsbA, which translates to MPHEGAAQVYGDPVSRDSTWIHYRRLLGYVRPHWKMFLAAVIGYIIYGASSTALAEMMKRLIDGIQNPDAQFRLFLPLFVIGMFAVRGVGTFLGTYCMSDVARNVVHTLRTTVFNHMLHLPGRYFDENSTGHLITRVTYHVEQITGAATKALTIILREGFFVLGLLGYLFWTNWKLTLVFIAVTPLIGWVVSYASKRFRKLSKRIQGSMGEVTHVASEALSGHRIVRTHGAEDYEKARFAAVSEYNREQKMKEALTKATATPVIQLLIAVALATLVWLAMAPELMAGMSAGEFVGFITAASMMAKPVRQLTEVNGEIQKGMAASEELFGLLDMPAEPDNGTLVPEGRLEGRVRFDNVHFRYADHQQEVLKGIDLEVKPGQMVAIVGRSGSGKSTLMSLLPRFYAPTTGRILIDDVAIEDYKLRPMRQQIALVSQNVTLFNADLTANIAYGTGEVDKARVEEAARAAYAHEFIERMSEGYDTIVGDNGVMLSGGQRQRIAIARAIYKDSPILVLDEATSALDTESERYIQRALEEVCQGRTTFVIAHRLSTIEKADRILVMDDGEIIEDGTHESLIAQEGAYAALHRIQFRETADA; encoded by the coding sequence ATGCCCCATGAGGGCGCCGCCCAAGTCTATGGAGACCCCGTGAGTCGCGACTCCACCTGGATTCATTACCGCCGCTTGCTCGGCTATGTTCGCCCGCACTGGAAGATGTTTCTTGCCGCCGTCATCGGCTACATCATCTACGGTGCCTCGAGTACGGCGCTGGCCGAGATGATGAAGCGCCTGATCGACGGCATCCAGAATCCTGACGCCCAGTTCAGACTGTTCCTGCCGCTGTTCGTGATCGGCATGTTCGCCGTGCGCGGCGTCGGCACCTTCCTGGGCACCTATTGCATGAGTGATGTGGCGCGCAACGTGGTGCACACCCTGCGCACCACGGTGTTCAACCACATGCTGCATCTGCCGGGGCGCTATTTCGACGAGAACTCCACCGGCCATCTCATCACCCGTGTCACCTATCATGTCGAGCAGATCACCGGCGCGGCCACCAAGGCGCTGACCATCATCCTGCGCGAAGGTTTCTTCGTGCTCGGCCTGCTGGGCTATCTGTTCTGGACCAACTGGAAGCTGACGCTGGTCTTCATCGCGGTCACGCCGCTGATCGGCTGGGTGGTCAGCTATGCCAGCAAGCGCTTCCGCAAGCTCTCCAAGCGCATTCAGGGCTCGATGGGCGAGGTGACCCACGTGGCCTCCGAGGCGCTGTCCGGCCACCGGATCGTGCGTACTCACGGTGCCGAGGATTACGAGAAGGCACGCTTTGCGGCGGTCAGTGAGTACAACCGCGAGCAGAAGATGAAGGAAGCGCTGACCAAGGCCACCGCCACGCCGGTCATCCAGCTGTTGATCGCCGTGGCGCTGGCCACGCTGGTGTGGCTGGCGATGGCGCCGGAACTGATGGCCGGCATGAGCGCCGGTGAGTTCGTCGGCTTCATCACCGCTGCTTCGATGATGGCCAAGCCGGTGCGTCAGTTGACCGAAGTCAACGGCGAGATCCAGAAGGGCATGGCGGCCTCGGAAGAACTGTTCGGTCTGCTGGATATGCCGGCAGAGCCGGACAACGGCACCCTGGTGCCCGAGGGTCGTCTCGAGGGGCGTGTGCGCTTCGACAATGTCCACTTCCGCTATGCAGATCATCAGCAGGAGGTGCTCAAGGGTATCGATCTGGAGGTGAAGCCAGGGCAGATGGTCGCCATCGTCGGGCGTTCGGGATCGGGCAAGTCGACGTTGATGAGCCTGTTGCCGCGCTTCTACGCACCGACCACCGGCCGCATCCTGATCGACGATGTCGCCATCGAGGACTACAAGCTGCGACCGATGCGTCAGCAGATCGCGCTGGTCTCGCAGAATGTCACCCTGTTCAATGCCGACCTGACCGCCAACATTGCCTACGGCACCGGCGAGGTCGACAAGGCGCGGGTGGAAGAGGCGGCGCGTGCGGCCTATGCCCACGAATTCATCGAGCGCATGAGTGAAGGCTACGACACCATCGTCGGCGACAATGGCGTGATGCTCTCCGGTGGTCAGCGCCAGCGTATCGCCATCGCGCGCGCCATCTACAAGGACTCGCCGATTCTGGTGCTGGATGAGGCCACCTCGGCGCTGGATACCGAATCAGAACGCTATATCCAGCGCGCGCTGGAAGAAGTGTGTCAGGGCCGGACGACCTTCGTGATCGCCCACCGTCTGTCCACCATCGAGAAGGCGGACCGCATTCTGGTGATGGATGATGGCGAGATCATCGAAGACGGCACCCACGAATCATTGATTGCTCAGGAAGGTGCTTATGCCGCGCTGCATCGCATCCAGTTCCGGGAGACGGCAGACGCATGA
- a CDS encoding MotA/TolQ/ExbB proton channel family protein, with the protein MLEALYAGGVLMLPILGCSVVALAIVLERLWTLRTRRIAPKGLGQQVCELISQGQVNVYWLESHSPLGNVLAAGLRNARLGNEQVRARMQESAVAVIHDMERFLSPLGTIAAITPLLGLLGTVVGMIDVFAVIVDAGSAERAQELAGGISQALVTTASGLTVAIPALMFHRYFQRCVEDITVNMEEQAGQVVEYISHHQGELGLAESHDGIDRRPGQRRGQVPEPHERLPEDLPAYMRRDADDPYGGDDGKGAGAGRPS; encoded by the coding sequence ATGCTGGAAGCCTTGTACGCAGGGGGAGTCTTGATGCTCCCCATCCTCGGATGTTCCGTCGTGGCACTGGCCATCGTTCTCGAGCGCCTGTGGACACTGCGCACGCGTCGCATCGCGCCGAAGGGACTGGGGCAGCAGGTGTGTGAACTGATCAGCCAAGGACAGGTCAATGTGTACTGGCTGGAGAGTCATTCGCCGCTGGGCAATGTGCTGGCGGCGGGACTGCGCAATGCGCGCCTGGGCAATGAGCAGGTACGCGCGCGCATGCAGGAATCGGCCGTGGCCGTGATTCATGACATGGAGCGCTTCCTGAGTCCGCTGGGCACCATCGCCGCCATCACGCCGCTTTTGGGGCTGCTGGGCACAGTGGTGGGCATGATCGACGTCTTTGCCGTGATCGTCGATGCGGGCAGCGCCGAGCGAGCCCAGGAGCTGGCCGGCGGGATTTCCCAGGCGCTGGTGACGACGGCCTCCGGATTGACGGTGGCGATTCCGGCACTGATGTTCCATCGCTATTTCCAGCGCTGTGTCGAGGACATCACCGTCAACATGGAGGAGCAGGCAGGGCAGGTGGTGGAGTATATCTCGCACCATCAGGGCGAGCTCGGGCTGGCCGAGAGCCACGACGGCATCGACCGTCGCCCGGGCCAGCGCCGCGGCCAGGTGCCGGAGCCCCATGAGCGTCTGCCGGAAGACCTGCCGGCTTACATGCGTCGTGACGCCGATGATCCCTATGGTGGCGATGATGGCAAGGGGGCAGGTGCCGGGAGGCCGTCATGA
- a CDS encoding DUF2062 domain-containing protein, with protein MPRRLLKRLMPEPDALKRKKSLRFMHHLIADPALWALSRRTVANACMVGLFCALLPIPFQMVVAAFGAWALRCNLALSVGLVWVTNPLTMPVVYYATYRVGAWMLDTPARVMPEQVSAAWFANQLEDILPALALGSLVSAVVLALLGNMLVRLLWRYQVVRNWRSRRKARLAARRCSKEQSSRQNAEQDTDKL; from the coding sequence ATGCCTCGTCGTCTACTCAAGCGGCTCATGCCGGAACCGGATGCCCTCAAGCGCAAGAAGTCGCTGCGCTTCATGCATCACCTGATCGCCGATCCCGCACTGTGGGCGTTGTCGCGACGCACTGTGGCCAATGCCTGCATGGTGGGGCTGTTCTGTGCGCTGCTGCCGATTCCCTTCCAGATGGTGGTGGCCGCCTTCGGTGCCTGGGCACTGCGCTGCAACCTCGCGCTGTCGGTGGGTCTGGTGTGGGTGACCAACCCGCTGACCATGCCGGTGGTCTACTACGCGACCTACCGCGTGGGCGCCTGGATGCTCGACACGCCCGCACGCGTGATGCCGGAGCAGGTATCCGCGGCCTGGTTCGCCAATCAGCTGGAAGACATCCTGCCCGCTCTGGCGCTGGGTTCGCTGGTCAGCGCCGTCGTCCTGGCACTGCTGGGCAACATGCTTGTCCGCCTCTTGTGGCGCTATCAGGTAGTGCGCAACTGGCGCAGCCGCCGCAAGGCGCGCCTGGCCGCCAGGCGTTGCAGCAAGGAGCAATCATCACGCCAGAACGCTGAGCAGGACACGGACAAGCTCTGA
- a CDS encoding lipoprotein-releasing ABC transporter permease subunit: MLDRLPFLIGLRYTRAKRRNHFISFISLTSMLGLSLGVAVLILVLSVMNGFDHELRTRVLGMVPHVRVEARDSVTDWETLAGKLREKPHVVGAAPYIEQQGMFTTNGRNKGALVTGIDPSAEDQVSIISEHMVQGSLADLTPGSWGIVMGELLARNLGVGVGDSVTLLVPEASITPGGIFPRLKRFTVTGIFKVGADVDASLAYTDISDMAKLARFNEGDVQGVRLKLDDLFSADQVTRDIVSQLGPQYRGMDWKRTHGNLFAAIQMEKNMIGLLLMVIVAVAAFNIVSTLVMMVTDKHADIAILRTLGARPGSIMGIFIVQGLTIGVLGIIIGAIAGVALALSVSDIIAWVQSTFGIQFLDPNVYFISYLPSRLEMSDMGIIIGSALVLSFLSTLYPAWRASRIQPAEVLRYE, translated from the coding sequence CTGCTGGATCGCCTACCCTTTCTGATCGGCCTGCGCTATACCCGCGCCAAGCGCCGTAACCATTTCATTTCCTTCATTTCCTTGACCTCGATGCTGGGGCTGTCGCTGGGCGTCGCCGTGCTGATTCTGGTGCTGTCGGTGATGAACGGCTTCGACCATGAGCTGCGAACCCGCGTGCTGGGCATGGTGCCGCATGTGCGCGTCGAGGCGCGTGACAGCGTCACCGACTGGGAGACGCTGGCCGGCAAGCTGCGCGAGAAGCCGCATGTCGTCGGTGCGGCGCCCTATATCGAGCAGCAGGGCATGTTCACCACCAACGGTCGCAACAAGGGTGCGTTGGTCACCGGTATCGATCCGTCCGCGGAGGATCAGGTCTCGATCATCAGCGAGCACATGGTGCAGGGCAGTCTGGCGGATCTCACGCCCGGCAGCTGGGGCATCGTGATGGGCGAGCTACTGGCGCGCAATCTGGGCGTCGGCGTGGGGGACAGCGTCACGCTCTTGGTGCCCGAGGCCTCCATCACGCCGGGAGGCATCTTCCCGCGCCTCAAGCGCTTCACGGTGACCGGTATCTTCAAGGTCGGCGCGGACGTCGATGCCAGCCTTGCCTACACCGATATCTCGGACATGGCCAAGCTGGCACGCTTCAATGAGGGTGACGTCCAGGGGGTGCGCCTGAAGCTCGATGACCTGTTCAGCGCCGATCAGGTCACGCGTGACATCGTCAGCCAGCTGGGGCCGCAGTATCGCGGCATGGACTGGAAGCGCACCCACGGCAACCTGTTCGCCGCCATCCAGATGGAGAAGAACATGATCGGCCTGCTGCTGATGGTGATCGTCGCCGTCGCGGCCTTCAACATCGTCTCGACGCTGGTGATGATGGTGACGGACAAGCACGCCGACATCGCCATTCTGCGTACTCTCGGGGCCAGGCCCGGTTCCATCATGGGCATCTTCATCGTGCAGGGGCTGACCATCGGCGTGTTGGGCATCATCATCGGTGCCATCGCCGGGGTGGCGCTGGCGCTGAGCGTCTCCGACATCATCGCCTGGGTGCAGTCGACCTTCGGTATCCAGTTCCTGGACCCCAACGTCTACTTCATCAGCTATCTGCCATCGCGCCTCGAGATGAGCGACATGGGCATCATCATCGGCTCCGCGCTGGTGCTGAGCTTCCTGTCGACGCTGTATCCGGCCTGGCGCGCCTCGCGCATCCAGCCGGCGGAGGTGCTGCGCTATGAGTAA
- a CDS encoding agmatine deiminase family protein, whose product MATRLLAEWHPQDAIQLSWPSPHSDWSEMLESIEATCEAMVIAISRYQHVLISVSDDATRERLAARFAGFGVPAERLHLFVAPLDDTWARDHGPITVERDRQPVLLDYTFTGWGGKFEAARDNALTRALAAQGAYASPMESRDFILEGGGIESDGQGTLLTTEACLLNDNRNAGLSRTQVEAQLKADFGVERVLWLANGHLEGDDTDSHIDTLARFCDPRTIAYVRCDDRDDPHYPALKAMEAELEALRDANGDPYFLIPLPWPDACFDPDDGHRLPATYANFLIINGAVLVPTYADRHDMIALKALASAFPKRDIIPVDCRAVIRQHGSLHCMTMQLPKGTLATSNTSQGAL is encoded by the coding sequence ATGGCCACCCGTCTGCTCGCCGAATGGCACCCGCAGGACGCCATCCAGCTCAGCTGGCCCAGCCCGCACAGTGACTGGAGCGAGATGCTCGAGAGCATCGAAGCCACCTGCGAGGCCATGGTGATCGCCATCAGCCGCTATCAGCACGTGCTGATCAGCGTCAGCGATGACGCCACCCGCGAGCGCCTCGCCGCGCGCTTCGCCGGTTTCGGCGTGCCCGCCGAGCGCCTGCATCTTTTCGTGGCGCCGCTGGATGACACCTGGGCGCGCGACCACGGCCCCATCACCGTCGAACGTGATCGCCAGCCGGTGCTGCTCGACTACACCTTCACCGGCTGGGGCGGCAAGTTCGAGGCCGCCCGCGACAACGCCCTGACCCGAGCGCTGGCCGCTCAAGGGGCTTACGCAAGCCCGATGGAAAGCCGCGACTTCATTCTGGAAGGCGGCGGCATCGAGAGCGACGGCCAGGGCACCCTGCTGACCACCGAAGCCTGCCTGCTCAACGACAACCGCAATGCCGGCCTGAGCCGTACCCAGGTCGAGGCGCAACTCAAGGCCGATTTCGGGGTCGAACGCGTGCTGTGGCTCGCCAATGGTCACCTGGAAGGCGATGACACCGACAGCCATATCGACACCCTGGCGCGCTTCTGCGACCCGCGCACCATCGCCTATGTCCGCTGCGATGATCGCGACGATCCGCACTATCCGGCACTCAAGGCGATGGAAGCCGAACTTGAAGCACTGCGCGATGCCAATGGCGACCCGTACTTCCTGATACCGCTGCCGTGGCCGGATGCCTGCTTCGATCCGGACGACGGCCATCGTCTGCCGGCGACCTACGCCAACTTCCTGATCATCAATGGGGCCGTGCTGGTGCCGACCTACGCCGATCGTCACGACATGATCGCTCTCAAGGCCCTCGCCAGCGCCTTCCCCAAGCGTGACATCATTCCGGTCGATTGCCGCGCCGTGATTCGCCAGCATGGCAGCCTGCACTGCATGACCATGCAACTGCCCAAGGGCACGCTGGCCACCTCGAACACCTCTCAAGGAGCACTGTGA
- a CDS encoding biopolymer transporter ExbD — MRFPRRRRESVEVNLTPLIDVVFLLLIFFMVSTTFDSRRALDLILPQSSQASAVEQAPLILSIGAAGDFTLGEASLGEDELGAQLAQYKNQADRFGLILEADGRTPHAKVVTALDAAAEVGITRVRISTRIGTESSSPDAP, encoded by the coding sequence ATGAGGTTTCCGCGTCGCCGGCGTGAGTCGGTGGAGGTCAACCTCACCCCGCTGATCGACGTGGTGTTTCTGCTGCTGATCTTCTTCATGGTCTCGACCACCTTCGATAGCCGTCGAGCGCTGGACCTCATTCTGCCGCAGTCCAGTCAGGCCAGCGCGGTAGAGCAGGCGCCCTTGATTTTGAGCATCGGAGCAGCAGGTGATTTTACGCTCGGCGAGGCAAGCCTCGGCGAGGATGAACTGGGAGCGCAACTTGCGCAGTACAAGAACCAGGCAGATCGCTTCGGGTTGATCCTCGAAGCCGATGGCCGCACGCCCCACGCCAAGGTGGTCACGGCGCTGGACGCCGCCGCTGAAGTGGGTATCACCCGTGTGCGCATCAGTACGCGTATCGGGACGGAATCATCATCACCGGATGCCCCATGA
- a CDS encoding DUF4131 domain-containing protein, with translation MPGATVNKSSHPARFWLSPASLAQLLTGLVAGIWLSRQGEWGADWQSRSSAGLGAQEGGTHGWAAFMTLSDNLLLAALLLCWLMVAGALAVTPTRACPHSASDAGSRRSRLGALSLRFSAALGGGLLISLLQQPIVMAEALTRQELWLEGRVEQVNRALPTPDESVRLVLRVSRCDLFQPTESPNADAGRLAACHRLLDQRVQLRRYWPHKPPRDIATREALATPWQAGERWRMVVRLVPPHGASNPAFGRSASPAEFDRVAWLWREGIVATGYVRQLSLAQRLAPPGGLAALRLHAEQALWQRCGAGEGGALVDWPGSPCRWLAALTLGKAAALTHDDWDTLNATGLTHLAVVSGLHVGLMASLVLGLSFGVLRLWRPGGWRFSVAPWWLACLAAWSFALLAGLAPPALRAALMVTVGLWMASGRSGLGVWQVWMLALMLVLGLDPLALWRPGTWLSFIAVAVLLLAWQGRSRPRGVRGWCLATLRSQWLLTLVMGAALLLSRGQLSWLSLPMNLLMAPLVTLLIVPLGMLGWGLAGLEQLLLFTGLVPSRLTGMLADGVFSGGLWQLLAQGMAQVMEILSSLASTQGRWPQVPMAAGVSGATPSALILMLAVMALLCAWLAEGVPGLDGRLKRLCGTVALCWGLSLAALTLPWSPTALATAGRDAGTRATEVASFSPGAPALSLTVHDVGQGLAISLRSHLAASIGIGTSRQTPRHWRYDLGMASRHAGARLPGPMPVAGEPIGVIVSHGDGDHAGGLQALSAEEIASLWVPAGQRARLAHQVSWLDEVAMRECVAGRSIILGQLQGEPVRLEMLWPPAGLTTRRDNAHSCVVLIAHGARPLALLNGDIGLQEERELQATLGRRLAGRSLPLLVVAHHGSRTSSGDGWLESLAARHAIVSAGRYNPHGHPHPDVVERLARHVECLWHVGLDGALHWEWWPQGERLQPARRAGGIGVRCLGVKSAG, from the coding sequence ATGCCAGGTGCCACCGTGAACAAATCTTCCCATCCCGCTCGATTCTGGCTGTCACCGGCCTCGCTGGCCCAGCTGCTGACGGGGCTGGTGGCGGGCATCTGGCTGTCACGCCAGGGCGAGTGGGGCGCGGATTGGCAGTCACGCTCATCGGCAGGGCTCGGCGCGCAGGAGGGTGGGACGCATGGTTGGGCCGCCTTCATGACGCTGAGCGACAACCTGTTGCTGGCCGCCTTGCTGCTCTGCTGGCTCATGGTGGCAGGGGCCTTGGCAGTCACTCCCACCCGTGCTTGCCCGCATTCTGCTTCCGACGCCGGGTCACGCCGCTCTCGGCTCGGAGCCTTGAGCCTTCGGTTCTCGGCAGCGCTGGGGGGCGGGCTGTTGATCAGTCTTCTGCAGCAGCCGATCGTGATGGCGGAGGCGCTGACGCGCCAGGAGCTGTGGCTGGAAGGCCGGGTCGAGCAGGTCAATCGCGCGCTGCCGACACCTGATGAATCGGTGCGCCTGGTGCTGCGTGTCTCGCGCTGTGATCTCTTCCAGCCGACGGAGTCACCCAACGCGGATGCCGGGCGTCTGGCCGCCTGTCATCGCCTGCTGGATCAGCGAGTGCAGCTTCGGCGCTACTGGCCACACAAGCCACCCCGCGATATCGCGACACGCGAGGCGCTGGCGACTCCCTGGCAGGCCGGTGAGCGCTGGCGCATGGTCGTGCGTCTGGTGCCGCCTCATGGCGCCAGCAACCCGGCATTCGGGCGCTCAGCGAGCCCGGCGGAGTTTGATCGTGTCGCCTGGCTATGGCGCGAAGGTATCGTCGCCACGGGGTATGTGCGCCAACTGTCTCTTGCGCAGCGCCTGGCGCCACCAGGCGGGCTGGCAGCGCTGCGCCTTCATGCCGAGCAGGCGCTATGGCAGCGCTGTGGCGCGGGCGAAGGCGGGGCACTGGTCGACTGGCCGGGGTCGCCCTGTCGCTGGCTGGCGGCACTGACGCTGGGCAAGGCCGCGGCACTGACCCACGACGACTGGGACACGCTGAACGCTACTGGGCTGACGCATCTGGCGGTGGTGTCGGGGCTGCATGTCGGCCTGATGGCCAGCCTGGTGCTGGGGCTGAGTTTCGGCGTGCTGCGCCTCTGGCGACCGGGCGGGTGGCGATTCAGTGTGGCGCCCTGGTGGCTTGCCTGTCTGGCGGCCTGGAGTTTCGCCTTGCTGGCAGGCCTGGCGCCGCCGGCCCTGCGCGCCGCCTTGATGGTGACGGTCGGGCTCTGGATGGCGAGTGGCCGTAGCGGCCTGGGTGTCTGGCAGGTCTGGATGCTGGCGCTGATGCTGGTGCTGGGGCTGGACCCGCTGGCACTGTGGCGCCCGGGTACCTGGCTATCATTCATCGCCGTGGCGGTGTTGTTGCTGGCCTGGCAGGGCCGCTCGCGACCGCGGGGAGTGCGCGGCTGGTGTCTGGCCACGTTGCGCAGCCAGTGGTTGCTGACGCTGGTCATGGGTGCGGCCCTGCTGCTTTCGCGCGGCCAGCTGTCCTGGCTGTCGCTGCCGATGAATCTGCTGATGGCGCCCCTGGTGACGTTATTGATCGTGCCGCTTGGCATGCTGGGCTGGGGGCTTGCGGGACTCGAGCAGCTGTTGCTGTTCACGGGACTCGTCCCGTCACGGCTCACAGGCATGCTCGCTGACGGTGTGTTCAGTGGCGGTCTATGGCAGCTGCTGGCACAGGGCATGGCGCAGGTGATGGAGATATTGTCTTCGCTTGCGTCGACGCAGGGGCGCTGGCCGCAGGTGCCAATGGCGGCGGGGGTGTCTGGCGCCACTCCCTCGGCCTTGATCCTGATGCTCGCGGTCATGGCCCTTCTATGTGCCTGGCTGGCGGAGGGTGTGCCGGGCCTCGATGGCCGTCTGAAGCGCCTCTGTGGCACCGTGGCACTCTGCTGGGGGCTGTCACTGGCGGCGCTGACCTTGCCGTGGTCACCGACTGCGCTGGCCACCGCCGGGCGGGACGCCGGCACGCGCGCGACAGAGGTCGCCTCGTTCTCGCCCGGGGCGCCCGCGCTCAGTCTGACGGTGCATGATGTCGGGCAGGGGCTGGCGATTTCGCTGCGCAGTCATCTTGCTGCGAGCATCGGCATCGGTACTTCACGCCAGACGCCGAGACACTGGCGATATGATCTGGGCATGGCATCACGCCATGCCGGCGCTCGCTTGCCGGGGCCAATGCCCGTGGCGGGAGAGCCGATCGGCGTGATCGTGAGTCACGGGGATGGTGACCATGCCGGCGGCCTGCAGGCGCTGTCTGCCGAGGAGATCGCTTCCTTGTGGGTGCCGGCCGGGCAGCGAGCGAGACTGGCGCATCAGGTAAGCTGGCTCGATGAGGTGGCGATGCGAGAGTGTGTCGCCGGGCGCAGCATCATCCTTGGTCAGTTACAGGGCGAGCCGGTGCGCCTTGAGATGCTGTGGCCGCCAGCAGGGTTGACGACTCGACGTGACAACGCGCACTCCTGTGTGGTCTTGATAGCACATGGCGCGCGCCCACTGGCGTTGCTGAACGGCGATATCGGCCTGCAGGAGGAGCGCGAGTTGCAAGCGACGCTGGGCAGACGACTGGCCGGACGCAGCTTGCCGTTGCTGGTGGTCGCACATCACGGCAGCCGCACCAGCAGTGGTGATGGCTGGCTTGAGAGCCTGGCGGCGCGTCACGCGATTGTCAGCGCCGGTCGCTACAATCCGCATGGTCATCCGCATCCGGACGTGGTGGAGCGTCTGGCGCGTCATGTCGAGTGTCTCTGGCATGTCGGCCTGGATGGCGCCTTGCACTGGGAGTGGTGGCCGCAGGGGGAGCGGCTGCAACCAGCACGCAGGGCTGGCGGTATCGGAGTGAGGTGCCTTGGGGTAAAATCCGCTGGATGA
- a CDS encoding tetraacyldisaccharide 4'-kinase has product MSERLVDAWYRGAGWLHLLRPLEHVYRNVVARKRNAYLTGKREVWKAPVPVIVIGNITVGGTGKSPLVAWLGRWLSEQGWRPGIISRGYGGHSPRYPLYVQADTDPQHAGDEPVMLAQQTGLPVAVDPDRPSAARRLIAAGCDILLSDDGLQHHALGRDIELVVVDGERAFGNQRCLPAGPLREPLSRLASVDAVISNGVIDCSRLPVESHCMTLTPVHWRHLIDDVRYPAHQLPFSGQVHALAGIGNPQRFFRTLTNLGVDHLPCPLADHHRFTPTDLRFSDNLPVVMTAKDAVKCRSFANERCWALDVEARPDQALVDWLAKRLEAL; this is encoded by the coding sequence ATGAGTGAACGACTGGTAGACGCCTGGTATCGTGGCGCCGGCTGGCTGCACCTGCTGCGCCCGCTGGAACATGTCTACAGGAATGTGGTGGCGCGCAAGCGCAATGCCTATCTCACCGGCAAGCGTGAGGTCTGGAAGGCGCCGGTGCCGGTGATCGTGATCGGCAACATCACCGTCGGTGGCACCGGCAAGTCGCCGCTGGTCGCCTGGCTGGGGCGCTGGTTGAGCGAGCAGGGCTGGCGCCCGGGCATCATCTCGCGCGGCTACGGTGGGCATTCGCCGCGCTACCCCCTCTACGTGCAGGCCGATACCGATCCCCAGCATGCCGGCGATGAGCCGGTGATGCTGGCCCAGCAGACCGGCCTGCCGGTGGCGGTCGACCCGGATCGTCCGAGTGCGGCGCGGCGCCTGATTGCCGCGGGCTGCGACATCCTGCTCTCCGATGACGGCCTGCAGCACCATGCTCTGGGGCGCGATATCGAGCTGGTGGTCGTGGACGGTGAGCGTGCCTTCGGCAATCAGCGTTGCCTGCCCGCTGGGCCGCTGCGCGAGCCGTTGTCGCGCCTTGCCAGTGTCGATGCGGTGATCTCCAACGGTGTCATCGACTGCTCGCGCCTGCCGGTGGAGTCGCATTGCATGACGCTGACGCCGGTTCACTGGCGCCATCTGATCGACGACGTGCGCTATCCTGCCCACCAGCTGCCGTTCAGTGGTCAGGTGCATGCGTTGGCCGGTATCGGCAATCCGCAGCGCTTCTTCCGCACCCTGACCAATCTCGGGGTCGATCATCTGCCGTGTCCGCTGGCGGACCACCATCGTTTCACGCCGACGGATCTGCGCTTTTCCGACAATCTGCCTGTGGTGATGACCGCCAAGGACGCCGTCAAGTGTCGCAGCTTCGCCAATGAGCGCTGCTGGGCGCTGGATGTCGAGGCGCGCCCGGATCAGGCGCTGGTGGACTGGCTCGCCAAACGCCTTGAGGCGCTCTGA